Genomic DNA from Arthrobacter sp. B1I2:
CCCTGCTGGAGCGGCTGCACCGCCTTACCCGCTCCGACGTCACCACCCGGAACCAGCGCAAGGCCGAGCGCCTGGCCTTCGCCTACGACGACCTCGAGTCCCGCATCGCCGCACTCCGCGAACAGGAGTCCCTGGAGGCAGTGCGCCCGGACCTCGACGGAGCCAGGATCATGGCGCTGCTGGGACTCAAGCCTGGGCCTGTGGTGGGCCGCGCCTACAAGTTCCTCCTGAATGAACGGATGGAACACGGACCGTTGCCCGCCGGGGAAGCTGAGGCGCGCCTGCTCCGCTGGTGGGCGGAACAGCCTGAATCTGCGTCCGCCGAACCTGGCGCTGAAGCCTCTCCCGCCGCCGTCGAACCTTCACCCGTTGAGGAGTCCAAGTGACCAACCCCGCCTTTGCCCCGCGCCCCCAACTCTGGATCCTCCGCCACGGCGAAACCGAATGGTCCAAGAGCGGACAGTACACGGGCCTTACCGACCTCCCCCTGACGGTGGAAGGCGAGCAGCAGGCCGTGGAGGCCCGCAAGGTGCTGGACGGCGTCGACTTCGACCTGGTGCTCACCTCCCCGTTGCGGCGGGCACGGCGGACGGCCGAACTCGCCGGCTTCCCCGATGCCCGGCACGAACCGCTCGCCGTCGAATGGAACTACGGGGACTATGAGGGCATCAGTTCGGACCTGATCCGCAAGGACAATCCCGACTACCTGATCTGGACGCACGGCGTGCCCAACGGCGAAACGCTCGATGAGGTTGCTGCGAGGGCGGACAAGATCATCGGCCGGATCCTGGAATCAGGGATGGATAACGTGCTGATCGTGGCGCACGGACACTTCTCCCGCATCCTTACAGCGCGCTGGCTGGAATTGCCGCCCACGGAAGGCCGGCACTTTGTCCTGGGCACGGCCAAGGTCTGCACCCTTGGATGGGATAAAAAGACGCCCGCCATTGTCCGGTGGGGCCTTTAAATCCCTCTTATTACAAAACTTTCTTCTTTTCCCCGCAAATTGCTGGTCTTCCGCAGATTCCTGCGGTACCTTTATTCCTGACCCCGCGGCGATCTGCCCGGGTCAAGGACCGCATTGCAAACCACGCAGCGGACAGCGGAAAAGGAGGTTGGGATAATGATGACTTTGACTGGCGAATGGAATGCCTCCATCAATGCGTTCCCGGCCTTTGCTGATGATGCACGCGTGGCTTCGGTCAACTCCGGTTCCTGGCGGCCTGCCGCCTTCCCGGGCCTGCTGCGACGCCGCTAACCCGCACCAGCTTCCCCGGAACGGATGCCACCACCGCTGATGCCGGGCTTCCGTCCAGGCCGTAACGCCGTGCTTCCTTGCTGACTTCCCCGGAACTGCTCCTGCCATAGCCCCCGTTTCGCAGCCCAATAGTCCTGCATTCGCCAGGGCACCGGGACCGGTTTCCCGGAACTTCGGCCGTGGCTCCATGGACGTCCGCATTCAATTGTGCTTTTCGCAATTTGCCCTAATTCCCCTTTGGAATTCTTCGCGCCCTGAATTGCCCTGCTTTTGCGCGCCGAAAGGCGGCGCTTATTTGCCATGCACTTTTTAGTGCCTTACTACCGAAGAAAGGAGGTGGCTCCCTTTGATGCAAAAACTCAGGGCACTCCTGTCCCGCCCCCTGCAGCGCCGCAGTTCCATCAACAGCGCCCTGCTGGAGCAGCACCGGAACGACGTTTTCCTGGTTATGCACCAGCAGCTGGGCGGGCTGCGCTGACGGCCGGCCCCGATCCGGCGGGACGGGGCCGGCTGTAAGCTCGATGCCATGCACGAGACCCGAGCGCCGGACGGTGGACGACGGTATCGAATCGTGGTGCCCAGCCGCAGCGATGCCCTGCTGCGGAATTTCACCGAGGTGGTTGGCGGCCCGCTGGGGACCAGGGCAGATCCCGGCGTGGCCTCCCCCGGCATCTATTCCGTGGAGCGGGTGCTCATCCTCCTCACGACGCTGGCAGCCCTGGTGGGGATCCTGCTGAAGGGCTATTGCAGGGTCAACGGCTGGGAGACACCCACGCAGTTCTATGCAACCTGCTACTCGGATTTCCCTGAACTGTTCCGGAACCGCGGCATGGCGGCGGGGATCTTTCCCATCGTGGGCAGCGGCAGCCAGTTCGAATACCCGGTGCTCATCGGGCTGATCGCGGGTATGACGGCCTGGCTGGTGCCGGGCGGTGATCCCAGCGCCCGGGCGCTGGCCTATTTCGACATCAACGCCGTGCTGCTCGCGGCGGTGGCCATGGTCACCGTGCTGGTGATTGCGCGCATGCCCGGCCGCCGCCCCTGGGATGCCGCCATGGTGGCGGTGGCCCCGGGGATCGTGCTCGCCGGAACCATCAACTGGGATCTTTGGGCGGCGTGCCTCCTTGCAGCGGGCATGTACTTTTTCGCCCGGCAGCGGCTTGTTCCTGCCGGGGTCCTGATCGGCCTCGCCACTGCTGTCAAGCTGTATCCGTTGCTGGTGTTGGGCGCCATTCTGCTGCTTGCCGTGCGCACGGGAAGATGGCGCCCGCTGCTGGTGACCGTCGGCAGCGCGGCCGCCACCTGGCTGGTGGTCAACGTGCCGTTCGCGGCCGCCAACCCCTCCGGGTGGGCCTACTTTTTCCAGTACAGCGCCGACCGGGGTGCCGGGTACAGTTCAGCCTGGTTCGCCTACAACCTGGTGGCGGACCGGCTGGGCTGGTCGGGGCTGAGCGCCGAAGCCGTCAGCGTCCTGTCCGCCGTGTTGTTCGTCCTGGCCTGTGCAGGCATCGCCATCGTTGCCTTGACGGCCCGCCGCCGCCCCCGCCTGGCGCAACTCGCCTTCCTGATCGTCGCGGCGTTCATCCTCACCAGCAAGGTCTATTCGCCCCAGTACGTGGTGTGGCTCATTCCGCTGCTCGCGCTGGCCAGGCCGCGGTGGCGCGACTTCCTGGTCTGGCAGGGCATCGAAGGCCTGCATTGGGCCGCGATCTGGATGTACCTTGGACAGGTGACCAGCGCAGGTTCCTCCCAGCACAACCTGGACATGCCGTACTACGTCCTGGCGGTGGCTGCGCACATGGTTGCGGTGGCGTACCTGATGACACGCGTCGTCAGGGATATTTACGACCCCTCGTACGATCCCATCCGCCGCCACCACCTGGATGATCCGCACGGCGGCCCCTTTGCCAACGCACCGGACCGGATCCGGCTGGAGCCAATGCGGCCGGCGGCTTCGCTCCGCACTTCGAAAGCGCGGTCCCATGCCTGACGTCGTGGTAGTCGGCTCCGGCCCCAACGGACTTGCCGCGGCAGCGGTCATGGCCCGGGCAGGGCTGTCAGTGGAGGTCTTCGAGGCAGCAACAAAGATTGGCGGCGGAACGCGGACCACCGAGCTGATGCAGCCCGGACACTTCCATGATGTCTGTTCAGCGGTGCACCCAATGGCCTTGGCGTCACCTTTCTTCCGGGCCTTCGAGCTGCCCCGCAGGGTGGACCTTGTCACCCCTGAGGTGTCCTTCGGGTCACCACTGGAAGGCGGCCGGGCTGCCTTGGCCTACAAGTCGATGGACAGGACGGTTGCGGAACTGGGCCGGGACGGCCACGCGTACAGACGGCTCATGGAACCGCTGGTCCGCCACATTGACGACGTCATGGACTTCACCCAAAACCAGCTCCTCCGGATTCCCCGGAATCCCCTGATGGCCGGCGTTTACGGACTGCGGACCCTGGAACAGGGGACCGGACTATGGAATCTCAGGTTCCGCGAGGAACTGGCACCGGCCCTCCTCAGTGGAGTGGCCGCCCACGCCATCTCCCATTTGCCCTCCCTCGCAGCCGCCGGGGCCGGGCTGATGCTCGGAGCCCTGGGGCATGCCGGCGGGTGGCCCATCCCCCGGGGCGGTTCCGCTTCCATCGCGGCAGCACTCGCGGACGACATCCGCGCCCACGGAGGCGTCATCCACACCGGGACCCCGATAGACCGGCTGGAACAGCTTCCCGCCACCCGCGCCACCTTGCTGGACGTGGCACCCCGGGGGCTGCTGGACATGGCAGGGGAATCCCTTCCCGGCCGCTACCGGCGCGCCCTGGAGCGTTTCCGCTACGGCAACGGCTCGTGCAAGGTGGACTTCATCCTGTCCGGGCCCGTGCCGTGGCAGGCCGGCGGACTTTCCGACGCCGGCACGGTGCACGTGGGAGGCACGCGGGCCGAACTGGCGCGCTCGGAGAACGAGGTCAGCGCCGGACGCCACCCCGAACTGCCGTATGTGCTCGTTGCGCAGCCCTCCCGTTTCGACCCCAGCCGCGCCCCTGAAGGCCGGCACACACTGTGGACGTACTGCCATGTACCCTCCGGTTCAACGAAGGACATGACCAGCCAGGTGGTGGCGCAGCTGGAACGGTTCGCGCCTGGCTTCCGCGACCTGGTGGTGGAATCGCACGCCATCACCGCAGCGGAGCTGGCTGACTACAACCGCAACTACATCGGGGGTGATTTCAGCGCCGGCATTATGGATGTACGGGGGCTTGTCCAAAAACCCGTTGTGTCCCCGGTCCCGTGGCGGTCGCCGTTGCTGGGTGTCTACCTTTGTTCGTCCTCCACACCGCCCGGCCCCGGGGTGACGGGCATGCCCGGGATGCACGCGGCAAAGTACGCCTTGAAGGACGTCTTCAAACTGCCGGTGCCGGACCTGGGGCTCTCATAAGCCTTCGCCGCCGGTTAGGACTGAAGGCAGGGTTGGCGCGTCACGCAGCGGTCCGGGGGATAATGGCGCCATGGGGAAATCAACAAAACTTTCGCTTGCCATAGCTGCGCTCATCCTGGGAACCTCGCTGGTGGCCTGTGATGACGGAAAGTCCGGGGCCGAGGCCGCGGCACAGCAGCTGGCCGGCGCAGTCTCGGCGCTGGACGTAGGGTCCGTGGCCTTTGACGGCAAGGACGCCGCCGCGGCCAACGACCAGTTGCACCAAATCTTCGCGGCCCTGGATCCGCAAAAGCCCGAGGTCCAGGCAGGCGGACTCACGCTTGATGGGGACAAGGCCTCCGCACCCTTGAACTACACGTGGAAGTTCGGTGACGCGGAGTGGAAGTACACCATCGCGGCGAACTTCAGGAAGTCCGGCGACAAGTGGCTCACGGTCTGGGATCCGGCCATCCTGGCACCCGGCCTCGCGGACAGCGAAATCGTGACCAAGGGCTCCCAGTCCCCGCAGCGCGCCGACATCCTCGGTGCCGGTGACGTCCCGCTGGTGACTTACCGTCCCGTGGTGAATGTGGGCATCGATAAGCCCCGGTTGGGCGGCGCGGATCCCGCCGATTCCGCCGGCAAACTGGCTGCACTGGTAGGGGTGGACCCTGCCGCCTATGTACAGCAGGTCAAGGGGGCCGGCGCCGAGGCCTTTGTTCCCGCGATCACCCTGCGTGAGGAAGGGCGGACCATCTCCGACGAGCAGATCCAGGCCATCCCGGGCGCCCGCGGGATCCCGGCATCGATGCCACTGGCTCCGAGCAGGACGTTTGCCCGTGCCGTGCTCGGTTCGGTAGGGGAAGCTACGGCGGATCAAATTGAAGCGTCAAAAGGTGCGCTGGCCGCGGGCGATGTTACGGGCGTCGGCGGGCTCCAGCAGCAGTACGACGAACAGCTCCGCGGATCCGACGCCGTCGTCATCAGGGCGCAGCGCGCCGACCTGACCCGCGAACAGATCCAATCGGCAGGCACCGACCCCCGGCGCGTCCTTTTCCAGGTGGCGCCCAAGCCCGGCACACCGTTGAAGACCACCCTTGATCCGCGGCTGCAGACGCTGGCGGAGAGCATCCTGGAAAAAGTGGGGCCGGCGTCAGCCATCGTGGCCCTCCGCCCCTCCACCGGGGCCGTGCTGGCAGCTGCTTCCGGACCGGGCAGCAACGGCTACAACACCGCAATGCTGGGACAGTATGCCCCGGGTTCCATCTTCAAGATGGTGGATTCCCTGGCCATGTTCCGCAACGGGATGACGCCGGACTCCACCATCCAGTGCACCCCCACGCTCACGGTGGACGGGCGCACCTTCAAGAACTCCGAAGGCTACCCCGAGACCTCTTTGGGCGCGGTGACGCTGCGGGACGCCTTTGCGCACTCCTGCAACACTGCCTTCATTTCCCAGCGCGACGCCGTATCACAGGGCCAGCTTGAAGCCGCTGCCACGTCCATGGGGGTGGCGGTCGAGGCGCCAAAACTCGGTGCCGAAGCCTTCCTGGGTTCCGTTCCGGGCCAGGCCCAGGGCACCGAACACGCAGCATCCATGATTGGCCAGGGCAAGGTGCTGCTCTCCCCCTTGGCCGCAGCGATCATGGCCGGCTCCGTGGCCAAGGGCGCCCCGGTTTCCGCGCAGCTGGTCCTGAACCCCGACGACGGCGCGCCGGCTGCCGGAACGACTGCGGGGTCCACTGCTCCGGCAGCCGAACCGTCCGCCACCGCCACCGCCGAGGCACCCTCCACCGCCTCGGACAAGCCGATCACTGCCGCGGAAGCGGCATCGCTGGCAGACATGATGCGCGCCGTCGTCACGTCCGGCCACGCCGGCTTCCTTTCCAGCGTCCCCGGCGCACCTGTGGGGGCGAAGACCGGAACCGCCGAGTTCGGCACCGAAAATCCGCCTAAGACCCACGCCTGGATCGTGGCCGTCCACGCCGACCTTGCCGTGGCCGTCTTCGTGGAGGACGGCGGCCTGGGCGCCACCACCTCGGGTCCGTTGCTGAAACAGTTCCTCACCGCCGCCGGCTAGAGTTTTTGGGCAGATACGGGGACTTCCTGACGGTTTATGCCCCGGTATCTGCCCAAAAACTCCAGGGGCGGGGCGTGGGAGGATTGATGGCGTGGCCCATATTGACGTTTCCGGCATCGACTACTTCCTCTCCGACGGCACCCAGCTCCTGAACGGGGTGACTTTCAAGGTTCCCGACGGCACCAAGACCGCCCTGATCGGCCCCAACGGCACGGGTAAAACCACGCTGTTCCGCATCATCGCCGGAGACCTTGTCCCGGACGAGGGCGTCGTTGGGCGCTCCGGAAACATGGGCATCATGCGCCAGTTCGTGGGGCAGGTGCGGGACGGCTCTACAGTCCGTGACCTCCTGGTCTCCGCCGCTCCCCCGGCCCTGGCTGCCGCTGCCCGCGAGGTTGATGATGCCGAACTGGCCATGGTGGAATACGACGACGAACCCACCCAGATGCGGTATGCCCAAGCGATCGTGGACTGGGGGGATGCCGGTGGCTACGACGTCGAGACGGTGTGGGATGAGGTCTGCATGGCCGCGCTGGGACTCCCGTTCGACCGCGCGCAGCACCGCCCGGCGTCGACCCTTTCCGGCGGGGAGCAGAAGCGGCTGGTGCTGGAAGCACTGTTCGCCGGACCTGACGACCTGCTGCTGCTCGACGAGCCGGACAACTACCTGGATGTGCCGGGCAAGCGCTGGCTCGAGGAGAAGCTGAACGAATCCAGGAAAACCGTCTTCTTCATCAGCCACGACCGGGAGCTGCTGAACAACGCCGCGGGCCGCATTGTCACCCTTGAGCCGGGGATCAACGGTGCCGGAGCCTGGATCCACGGCGGCGGCTTTGGATCCTATGTTGAGGCCCGCGCAGACCGGAACGCCCGCTTCGAGGAATTGCGGAAGCGCTGGGACGAGGAGCACATCAAGCTCAAGGAACTCGTCAACATGTACAAGAACAAGGCCGCCTTCCGTTCCGACATGGCCAACCGCTACCACGCGGCCCAGACCCGCCTGGCCAAGTTCCTGGAAATGGGGCCGCCGGAGGCGCTGCCCATCGAGCAGAACGTGCAGATGCGCCTCAAGGGCGGCAGGACCGCAAAGCGCGCCATCGTGGCTGAGAAGCTGGAGCTGGCTGGGCTCATGAAGGCGTTCTCCACGGAAGTCTGGTTCGGCGACCGTGTGGGCGTGCTGGGCTCCAACGGCTCCGGCAAGTCCCACTTCCTGCGGCTGCTCGCCACCGGCGGCACCGACCCCGAACGCGAGCACCTGCCCGTCTCCGAGGTGGAGATCGCGGAGGTTCCGCACGAAGGGACCGTGAAGCTCGGTGCACGCATCCGGCCCGGTTTCTTTGCCCAGACCCATATCCGTCCCGATCTCCTGGGCAAGACACTGCTGGAGATCCTGCACCGAGGCGACGAACACCGTTCCGGGTTGGGCCGGGAGGCAGCCGCGGGCGCCCTGGACGGCTATGGCCTGGCAGGACAGTCCGAACAAAAGTACGAGTCCCTCTCCGGCGGCCAGCAGGCACGGTTCCAGATCCTCCTCCTGCAGCTCAGCGGCGCCACCCTGCTCCTGCTGGACGAGCCAACCGACAACCTTGACCTGCACTCCGCTGAAGCGCTGGAACGGGCCATTGACCACTTCGAGGGAACGGTCCTGGCGGTCACCCACGATCGCTGGTTCGCGCGGACGTTCGACCGGTTCCTGGTGTTCGGATCAGACGGAAAGGTATACGAGTCGGCGGAGCCGGTCTGGGACGAGCAGCGGGTGGAGCGCGTCCGCTGAGTTGCCTTCACTTAATGATCAAGTGATCATAAATTGATAGCATTTGCTCATGAAAACGGATGACCGGCATCGCATCATCGCTGAAATCCTCCGGCGGCAGCCGGAGGCCAGCGTCGAAGAGCTGATGCAGGCCTGCGGCGCCTCCGGGGCAACAATCCGCCGGGACCTTGAGGTACTGGCCGGTCATGGCGTCCTCCGCAGGATGCACGGCGGCGCCCGCAGCCTGATAGGCCACGGGCAGAATCCCGGCTACGGACAGCGTGAGCTGGAGGACCGGGATGCCAAAAAGCGAATCGCCGCTGCCGTAGCGGGCCTATTGGCAGAGCGGGAACACGTCTGGCTGGACAGCGGCAGCACGGCAACCGAGGTGGCGCGGGCCGCGGCCGGCCGGGAACTGACCCTGATGCCCATGTCCCTGCAGGCCCTTAACGCGGCAGCGGGCGGGGACAGTGCTGCAGGTTCCCGGCCTGCGCTGCTGCTCCCGGGTGGAAGCGTGATGCCCGGCGAACTCTGTTTCCGGGGACCCCTGGCCGAGTCCAATATCAGGTCCCTGCGCTTTGACACCGCTGTGGTCACGCCATGCGCCGTGGATTTTCAGGGCGGCCTTCTGGCCCACGACCTCGACGACGCCGCAATAAAGAAAGCCGGCCTCGAATCGGCGGCACGCGTGGTGGTGGCCGCCTCGGCCGGAAAGTGGCAGGCCAATGCCAGGGTGCTTGTCGCCGGCCTGGACCGCGTGGACGTCATCGTAACGGACCGGCAATTCAGCAGCCAGGATCATGCCCAACTCGAAAAATACACTGTGGAAGTAGTGACCGTATGAGCACCAACACCGGCACGGAACAGCAGGCAGGCCTGAAAGCCGCCGCTGTGGCAACGTTCATCGTCTTCGGCATCAACGGGCTTGTCTTCGCCAGTTGGGCGGCCAGGATCCCCGCGGTGACGCAGACGCTGAACATCACCTCCGGCCAAATGGGCACGCTGCTGCTGTGCACGGCCATAGGCTCACTCCTGGCCCTCCCCACCGCGGGACTGGTGGTTGGCAGGATCGGTACCGCCAACACTGTCCGCTTTGCCGGCCTGCTGGCGGCGGTAGCAGGCGCGGGCATTGCCGTGTCACTCTCGGCCGCGTCCATACCCGGAACGGCGGTGTCACTGTTCTTCTTCGGCATCGGCATCGGCCTCTGGGACGTGGCACAGAACATCGAGGGGGCCGACGTGGAGCACAAGCTCCGGCGGACCATCATGCCCCAGTTCCACGCGGCCTTCAGCGGCGGCGCCTTCGTGGGGGCCCTCGTGGGGGCGGGGCTTTCCACCCTGGGCGTGGATCTTCCACTGCACCTCCTGGTCATCTCAGCCGTGGTGGTACTGGTGGCCTTGACCGTGCCACGCTATTTCCTTCCCCACGTATCAACGGCCACCGCGGAAGGGGAACCGAAACCCGCCAAGGGACCATCAGCGTGGCGGGACAGCCGGACCCTGCTCATCGGCGTCGTGGTCCTGGGCGCCACCCTTACGGAAGGGGCCGGCAACGACTGGATCGCCAAGGCCTCGGTGGACGGACTCGCGACATCCGAGTCAACGGGCGCCCTCATGTTCGCCCTCTTCGTCCTGGCCATGACGGCCATGCGGTTCCTCGGCGGCCGTGTCATTGACAAGTACGGACGCGTGGCGGTGCTGCGGGCCAGCATGGCTGCCGCCGCTGCGGGGCTGGGCCTCTTTGTGCTGGCTCCCAATATCTGGCTCGCAGGCATCGGCGCAGCCCTTTGGGGTGTTGGTGCCGCCCTCGCCTTCCCCATGGGCATGTCTGCAGCCTCTGATGATCCACAGCACTCGGCAGCGCGCGTCTCCGTTGTATCCACCTTGGGTTATATATCCTTCCTGGCCGGACCACCGCTGCTGGGCTACCTGGGTGACCTCACCGGTATCCACACCGCGCTGCTGGCGATCATGGCACCCATCCTGGTGGCCCTGCTGCTGGCCGGAGCTGCCAGGCCCCTGCGGGTCGGGCAGGAGTCCACCCAGCTGGAGCCAACTGAGCGGGAATAGCGGTTGGGGTTAGGGTGATCACATGCAAAGCGCCAGGCCGGGAGGCCGTACTTGGATCAGCCGCCTGGATCGATACCTCGTCAGGCATGTATCCCACCTGCCAGGCGGCAACCATGACGTTTTCTTCCGGCGGCTTTCCGCCTCAGCCAACCAGGGAAAGCTCTGGCTGGGGACGGCGGCAGTCCTGGCACTCTTCCCGGGCAGGACCCGGAGGGCGGCACTGCATGGGGTGATCGCCCAGGGCGTGGCATCAGCCGTCACCAACGTGGTGTTCAAGACGCTGCTCCCCCGTACCCGCCCGTTGCCCGAGCATCTGCCGGTTTTCCGCTTCGTGCACCCGCAGCCCAAGAGTTCCTCCATGCCATCCGGGCATTCAGCCTCTGCCGTGGCGTTCGCCGTCGGAGTGGGCCTGGTCCGCCCGGCCTTGGGTGCTGCCTTGGCTCCGGCTGCCCTCGGAGTGGCCTACTCGAGGGTCCACACCGGTGCACACTGGCCCTCTGACGTCCTTTTCGGGTCAGCGCTCGGCGCGGGCGCCGCCTTGGTGACCCGGCGCTGGTGGCCGGTCCGCCCGCCGATCCCACAGACAACGAGGGCATGGACCACCGCGCCCGAGTTGCCGGACGGCGAGGGCCTGAGCATCGTGGTCAACACGTTGGGCGGATCCTTCAAGGAGGAAACCGCGTCAGCCCTCAGGGAAGTATTTCCCAAGGCGCATATAACCACCGTGCAGCCGGATGAGGACCTGGTGCAACGCATCAGTGCCACCGCTGATTTTCCCGGGACCAGGGCCTTAGGTGTGTGGGGTGGCGACGGAACTGTGGGCGCAGCGGCCGCTGCCGCCGTCGATCGCTCCATTCCCTTGCTGGTCCTGCCCGGCGGAACCCTGAACCATTTTGCCCGCGACGCCGGGACGGGAAGCCTGAAGGATGCAGTTGCGGCGGCAAGCAAAGGTGAGGCGGCCTTGGCCGACATCGGAGTGGTGACCGCTGAACGCGGGCTGGCGGGAAGCCCGGAAGTTTCCGAATTGGTCATGCTGAACACGTCCAGCATCGGTCTCTACCCAAACTTTGTCCGCCGGCGCGAACACCTGCAACCTGCGCTCGGGAAACCGCTGGCCGGTGTTGTGGCGATGTTCCGGACCTTCGCCGCCGGCACCCCCATCACCCTGGCCGTGGACGGTGTCCGGCACAAGGTGTGGATTGCGTACCTGGGACGCGGCCGGTATTTCCCC
This window encodes:
- a CDS encoding histidine phosphatase family protein gives rise to the protein MTNPAFAPRPQLWILRHGETEWSKSGQYTGLTDLPLTVEGEQQAVEARKVLDGVDFDLVLTSPLRRARRTAELAGFPDARHEPLAVEWNYGDYEGISSDLIRKDNPDYLIWTHGVPNGETLDEVAARADKIIGRILESGMDNVLIVAHGHFSRILTARWLELPPTEGRHFVLGTAKVCTLGWDKKTPAIVRWGL
- a CDS encoding glycosyltransferase family 87 protein — protein: MHETRAPDGGRRYRIVVPSRSDALLRNFTEVVGGPLGTRADPGVASPGIYSVERVLILLTTLAALVGILLKGYCRVNGWETPTQFYATCYSDFPELFRNRGMAAGIFPIVGSGSQFEYPVLIGLIAGMTAWLVPGGDPSARALAYFDINAVLLAAVAMVTVLVIARMPGRRPWDAAMVAVAPGIVLAGTINWDLWAACLLAAGMYFFARQRLVPAGVLIGLATAVKLYPLLVLGAILLLAVRTGRWRPLLVTVGSAAATWLVVNVPFAAANPSGWAYFFQYSADRGAGYSSAWFAYNLVADRLGWSGLSAEAVSVLSAVLFVLACAGIAIVALTARRRPRLAQLAFLIVAAFILTSKVYSPQYVVWLIPLLALARPRWRDFLVWQGIEGLHWAAIWMYLGQVTSAGSSQHNLDMPYYVLAVAAHMVAVAYLMTRVVRDIYDPSYDPIRRHHLDDPHGGPFANAPDRIRLEPMRPAASLRTSKARSHA
- a CDS encoding phytoene desaturase family protein, whose translation is MPDVVVVGSGPNGLAAAAVMARAGLSVEVFEAATKIGGGTRTTELMQPGHFHDVCSAVHPMALASPFFRAFELPRRVDLVTPEVSFGSPLEGGRAALAYKSMDRTVAELGRDGHAYRRLMEPLVRHIDDVMDFTQNQLLRIPRNPLMAGVYGLRTLEQGTGLWNLRFREELAPALLSGVAAHAISHLPSLAAAGAGLMLGALGHAGGWPIPRGGSASIAAALADDIRAHGGVIHTGTPIDRLEQLPATRATLLDVAPRGLLDMAGESLPGRYRRALERFRYGNGSCKVDFILSGPVPWQAGGLSDAGTVHVGGTRAELARSENEVSAGRHPELPYVLVAQPSRFDPSRAPEGRHTLWTYCHVPSGSTKDMTSQVVAQLERFAPGFRDLVVESHAITAAELADYNRNYIGGDFSAGIMDVRGLVQKPVVSPVPWRSPLLGVYLCSSSTPPGPGVTGMPGMHAAKYALKDVFKLPVPDLGLS
- a CDS encoding penicillin-binding transpeptidase domain-containing protein, translated to MGKSTKLSLAIAALILGTSLVACDDGKSGAEAAAQQLAGAVSALDVGSVAFDGKDAAAANDQLHQIFAALDPQKPEVQAGGLTLDGDKASAPLNYTWKFGDAEWKYTIAANFRKSGDKWLTVWDPAILAPGLADSEIVTKGSQSPQRADILGAGDVPLVTYRPVVNVGIDKPRLGGADPADSAGKLAALVGVDPAAYVQQVKGAGAEAFVPAITLREEGRTISDEQIQAIPGARGIPASMPLAPSRTFARAVLGSVGEATADQIEASKGALAAGDVTGVGGLQQQYDEQLRGSDAVVIRAQRADLTREQIQSAGTDPRRVLFQVAPKPGTPLKTTLDPRLQTLAESILEKVGPASAIVALRPSTGAVLAAASGPGSNGYNTAMLGQYAPGSIFKMVDSLAMFRNGMTPDSTIQCTPTLTVDGRTFKNSEGYPETSLGAVTLRDAFAHSCNTAFISQRDAVSQGQLEAAATSMGVAVEAPKLGAEAFLGSVPGQAQGTEHAASMIGQGKVLLSPLAAAIMAGSVAKGAPVSAQLVLNPDDGAPAAGTTAGSTAPAAEPSATATAEAPSTASDKPITAAEAASLADMMRAVVTSGHAGFLSSVPGAPVGAKTGTAEFGTENPPKTHAWIVAVHADLAVAVFVEDGGLGATTSGPLLKQFLTAAG
- a CDS encoding ABC-F family ATP-binding cassette domain-containing protein, coding for MAHIDVSGIDYFLSDGTQLLNGVTFKVPDGTKTALIGPNGTGKTTLFRIIAGDLVPDEGVVGRSGNMGIMRQFVGQVRDGSTVRDLLVSAAPPALAAAAREVDDAELAMVEYDDEPTQMRYAQAIVDWGDAGGYDVETVWDEVCMAALGLPFDRAQHRPASTLSGGEQKRLVLEALFAGPDDLLLLDEPDNYLDVPGKRWLEEKLNESRKTVFFISHDRELLNNAAGRIVTLEPGINGAGAWIHGGGFGSYVEARADRNARFEELRKRWDEEHIKLKELVNMYKNKAAFRSDMANRYHAAQTRLAKFLEMGPPEALPIEQNVQMRLKGGRTAKRAIVAEKLELAGLMKAFSTEVWFGDRVGVLGSNGSGKSHFLRLLATGGTDPEREHLPVSEVEIAEVPHEGTVKLGARIRPGFFAQTHIRPDLLGKTLLEILHRGDEHRSGLGREAAAGALDGYGLAGQSEQKYESLSGGQQARFQILLLQLSGATLLLLDEPTDNLDLHSAEALERAIDHFEGTVLAVTHDRWFARTFDRFLVFGSDGKVYESAEPVWDEQRVERVR
- a CDS encoding DeoR/GlpR family DNA-binding transcription regulator, which produces MKTDDRHRIIAEILRRQPEASVEELMQACGASGATIRRDLEVLAGHGVLRRMHGGARSLIGHGQNPGYGQRELEDRDAKKRIAAAVAGLLAEREHVWLDSGSTATEVARAAAGRELTLMPMSLQALNAAAGGDSAAGSRPALLLPGGSVMPGELCFRGPLAESNIRSLRFDTAVVTPCAVDFQGGLLAHDLDDAAIKKAGLESAARVVVAASAGKWQANARVLVAGLDRVDVIVTDRQFSSQDHAQLEKYTVEVVTV
- a CDS encoding MFS transporter produces the protein MSTNTGTEQQAGLKAAAVATFIVFGINGLVFASWAARIPAVTQTLNITSGQMGTLLLCTAIGSLLALPTAGLVVGRIGTANTVRFAGLLAAVAGAGIAVSLSAASIPGTAVSLFFFGIGIGLWDVAQNIEGADVEHKLRRTIMPQFHAAFSGGAFVGALVGAGLSTLGVDLPLHLLVISAVVVLVALTVPRYFLPHVSTATAEGEPKPAKGPSAWRDSRTLLIGVVVLGATLTEGAGNDWIAKASVDGLATSESTGALMFALFVLAMTAMRFLGGRVIDKYGRVAVLRASMAAAAAGLGLFVLAPNIWLAGIGAALWGVGAALAFPMGMSAASDDPQHSAARVSVVSTLGYISFLAGPPLLGYLGDLTGIHTALLAIMAPILVALLLAGAARPLRVGQESTQLEPTERE
- a CDS encoding bifunctional phosphatase PAP2/diacylglycerol kinase family protein, which encodes MQSARPGGRTWISRLDRYLVRHVSHLPGGNHDVFFRRLSASANQGKLWLGTAAVLALFPGRTRRAALHGVIAQGVASAVTNVVFKTLLPRTRPLPEHLPVFRFVHPQPKSSSMPSGHSASAVAFAVGVGLVRPALGAALAPAALGVAYSRVHTGAHWPSDVLFGSALGAGAALVTRRWWPVRPPIPQTTRAWTTAPELPDGEGLSIVVNTLGGSFKEETASALREVFPKAHITTVQPDEDLVQRISATADFPGTRALGVWGGDGTVGAAAAAAVDRSIPLLVLPGGTLNHFARDAGTGSLKDAVAAASKGEAALADIGVVTAERGLAGSPEVSELVMLNTSSIGLYPNFVRRREHLQPALGKPLAGVVAMFRTFAAGTPITLAVDGVRHKVWIAYLGRGRYFPRDHAPLIRPVMDDGVLDVRLITADESFARLRLLWSVLTGTVASSRITHLREATEVRIDAGGAPMALAVDGEALAGVRSVSYRVRPRTLAYYSPRR